cagagcaaacctaatccAGTAGTCCTAAAACTTTATCCATGGCGATTTACCAaaatattcaaggtttcaattatgcccaaagtctaTTACagtttttgatggtgagagttatgattattggagtttgcaaatgaaaacattattcatttcacaagacttatgggattttgtagaagatggttataaggtagccgagtcggcagaagctctatcgccatggacggatgcagagaaaaaggagtacaaggaaaacaagaagaaggatgctaaagcattactatttctacaacaaggggtaagaaaaactatttttcctcgaatttcggtggagaaaacttcgaaggaggcctggaatattcttaaagtagcattccaaggatcagaaaaggtaatctccattaaactacaaaacttatggcgagattttgataatctatttatgaaagaaaatgaaactatccagaatttcttttcaagagttactggtatagtaaatcaaattagtagttatggagataccatagaAAATAAAAGGGCTTTTCACAAAAATAGGCccgtttttttggtgcttttcatttctaggccactttttttatttattgctagactaggcaagttttgaccaaaagtgatggatggaaagttagcaccgttaggtgcacttaaaaagacctaaaagtcctttgAATCGGTTATTTCGACCCAACCAGCTACTATGACTCTTTATACGTCATCACCCAGTGCGTACGTGACATTGCTTACGTGGCAAGACCCACGTGACACTGCTTACGTGGcactcttatcttcttctccataaatCATAAATGAACGTCTCCACGACCACATACTTCTGCTTCTCTTCATTTTCAGAACTGAAAAATGGGTGGTGGTATGAATGATAATGTAGCCTGCaacaattttataataaaatttcTCCCATTTCAGAATTTGCATCGTCTTACAAAAGCatccattcatccattcacaaaaGATAACCAAAATGAAACATAAATAGTATCAACCATATTGTTCAGATCCAGTCacagaacaaaaacaaaagagacaACCAACCCATCAGACTTTCATGtacttctttggtttcttctttccctttggaTCTGCAACTGTGAAGGTGACTTTGTTGTTGACAGATCCAACATGTTGATTAGTCTGATTGAAAGCAGGTTGAGAAGAAGCCTTTCTCTTTCTCCCTTTTGCAGCACCTTGTTTAGAAGATTCTGAATTGTTTTGGTTCTTCATTCCATCCTTAGCAGTAGTAGATGCACCTGCAGAAGCACTAACAACCGGTTTCTTTCTATTGTACTTCCTTTTTGGTGGTTCAGGGACATGAGTAGATGATGTTGAGCCATCAACACAGGTTCTAGGTTTTTCTCCCTTTGGATTCTTTCCAACCTCTCCACCAGCACAAGTTATTGCATAGTGACCATAAACTCCACACTTCTTacactttctcattttcttcacacTTCCAGCTTCATCATAAGAAGGAATCCTCTTCTTTCTTGGCCTTCCAGTTTTTCTTATGATAACAGGAGGATTAATGAACTCTACCAGTATATTCTACACAAAGAGGGGAAGAAAGAGAAGATATTTGTTAAGATAGATATGAAACCCTTAAAGGTTGTGTATTATATAAAGCATGTATGAAACCCTAAAAGAATCCAAGAATCTTTgttattattaaatatttattgcacaataatcaatatgtttttctttaataaaactaGTGGTCTTACCCAGTCAATTTCAGCTGACAGTGGTTCAAACTCTGGAGCATATGTCTTTTTATAGTATTCCACACTGTATACAGGGTCACAGTAGCTACAACATGAAATCAGGGAAGCATATCCACAAATTATCAGTTTACAATCAAGCTTGAGCAAGGAAAAACAAAGGgaatataacaaatcaaaacattgGAGTGAAAAGATAGTGTGACTTACTCAACCCAGTTTGGTCTCAATGGTGTTAAAGCAACTATAACATGTTGACAGAGAAATCCCCTCAGCTGCCACTGCAAACAACTACATCTCTTTTTGGAAAGATCCACAACAAACGCAGCATCATGAACACTCCTGACCTCATACACCCTTCCCCTTACAGCTCCAGTTAACTCAAACAGATGATTTAAGTCCTGCATCTTTGTAATCAGCTTCATTGCTTTTGGAACTATCTCACCATCCTGCCAGCTTTCATTCCTCCTCTTGAAGAAAAGACCCATCACCAGTTTATTATACATTTGTGCAAGTGTAATGATTGGCTTATCTCTAAAGGGCTTGGCCATGTTGTTGAAAGACTCTGAGAAATTATTGTTGATGTGCTCACACTTGCTGTCATTTGAGAAATGAGACCTAGACCAGTTTTCAGGTTTTTGATCTATGAGATACAATGCAGCTTTTTCATCCTCAACAAATAATTTATCCATGTGTTGCTAAAAACAAACATGACATAAATAGTATCAAACTCATGTATGTAATACTTGAAATTACATTATATTGTTTTGAGAAATGAGCATACCTGATAGTGTCTCTTCTTGTAACATTTGGcagcattccagaaatgaacatgTAAGCTATATGACTTGAAATACTTCTTGAAATTCTTCATCAAATGTCTGTCAATTTATCAATAAGAAACAGTTAGTCATTGAACTTATATTATTAGGAAATATTAAGGATATAAAAGTTAACCTGAAACATAATATGTGCTCATCCAAGCAGAAGTATTTGTCACAAGCTTCACTAATCCCCTTCTGCTTGTCTGATATAATGGTGAAATACAAGTCTTCACCCAGTATAGCTTTCAAGTCTTTGAGAAAAATCTTCCAGTTCTCAATGGTTTCATTCCTACACACCATTATACCAAGAGGTACTAAACCATTCTGACCATCTAGACCTGTTGCAACCAGTAACACACCACCATACTTCCCATACAAATGGCAAGCATCCAATCCAATGATTTTCCTACATCCATCCAAGAATCCTTCTATAGCAGGCTTGAAGCAGAGTGTCATTGACAAGAATGTGTTGTCTGTGCTTCCATATGAGAAACTAGCTACACTGCCAGGCATTTTTTCCTGCAATTACAACAAAGTAATGTTAATGCCATATAATTTGTAATATTAAGACAAACAttaacaaacaaacaacaaaacaattaatgttaccttcaccatttcacagaATGCAGGAATTTTCTTGTACTGCTCCTCATAGCTGCCATGAAGTTTCTGCAACACAATATTTCTTGCTCTCCAAGCTGTATGGTACTTAATGTTCACTTTTATTGTTTTGTTGAACTCATTTGCCAATGACTCAGGatcagggattttgtttttgctaCCTAGAGTCTCCAACCTATGCATGTACCAGTCAGCTACAAATTCTGGATTTGCACATCTATTCTCCCCTTTGATATTTCCATTGCATGTGTGCTTCACATTCCAACTTCTCAGAGTAAATGTAGTTCATTCACCCTTCAAAACTCTTCCATAAATGAACATAGGACACTTGGTCTTCTCATGATGAATGCACTTCACCCTAATCTTGTAGTTGTTTGAATCCTTAAACTTGACCTGATGTCTATGCTTCACACAGTAGGCCCTCAAATGCTTCTTGAAAGCATTCTTGCTGACAAACTTGCTTCCCTTCACTAGGTTGTAAGGATCCACTTGTTCAAAACTAATTCCCTCAGGGAACATCTCCTCATCTTCCTCATCCTTAAAATGTTGTGCATGCTCTTCTTCAAACTGTGTGTTATCATGAGGCTTTGAACAATTAGGCCCATCAGTCTTGTTGCTTTCTGATACTATAAGTTCAAGCCCATCATTCTTGTTGGTTTCTGATACAAATTCCTAAAAACAAATGACTCAGTTAGAGTCCTTCAAACAAggggaaaatgtgcataaccagttatgcagatgcataacaagttatgcagtacaaaaaaaagtgcataactagttatgcagatgcatcaaaggttatgcttatcataaatcactgcagatgcaaaaaaaaatatgcataactagttatgcagtacaaaaaaatgtgcataacaagttatgcagtacaaaaaaaatgtgcataaccagttatgcagatgcatcaaaggttatgcttatcataaatcactgcagatgcaaaaaaaaatatgcataactagttatgcagtacaaaaaaatgtgcataacaagttatgcagtacaaaaaaaatgtaGTTTTCACttcaaacaaacataacaaacaaacaaagaataagaaaaacaaaagactaCAAAACAAATGACAGcttaccttcttcttctctgtcagaGACCAAGTCCCCATAATGGTCCTCTACAAAACCATAGAGATAAGGGAATTAGTACTAAATAAATTAAAGGATTATACAATCAAACACATCAAAGTTTAAAAAGAGACAGAAGCAATCACATACCTTCCTTGTCATTCTCAACCTCCACCTCCCCAAAGTTTGGATCACCAGCATCACtatcaacattatcatcatcacttgcagcatcattatcaacattatcaCCATCACTTGCAGCATCACTATCAACATTATCACCATCACTTCTCTCACTTGCAGTACCATCTGAAAGATACCCATTCTCAACTTTTTGTAGAAACTTATTGTAACTCTTGATATCTTTCTCTTCACTGTCATTGTCATTCATCTTCAGGACATCCTCATCATCAGGGttacattcatcttcttctacattTTTCAAGTGCATGACATACTCATCACTTTTCTTGTACTCTTGGGCAACTGCAAACAAATCTTCCACCACTTCTGCCTGTGTTGTAGCTTCAACCCAAAAGTCATGATTTAAATAATCATCTAATCTAGGTATCTCATTACCTTGTTCAGCTCCACTAGCCTCCAAAACAGGATTACTCTCAGCTACACTTGCTTGTGTTTGTTGAGTAAACTGTGGAATATAAACATCTCCATCATCATTCTCAGCTACACTTGCTTGTGTTTGTTGAGTAAACTGTGGAACTGATACACCTCCATCATCAACATATTCATCAGAAACATCTTCTTCACTACCAGCTAAATCAACAAACACTTTAgtaggattcttcttcttcatccttggTAT
Above is a genomic segment from Papaver somniferum cultivar HN1 chromosome 10, ASM357369v1, whole genome shotgun sequence containing:
- the LOC113315473 gene encoding uncharacterized protein LOC113315473 codes for the protein MFPEGISFEQVDPYNLVKGSKFVSKNAFKKHLRAYCVKHRHQVKFKDSNNYKIRVNWNVKHTCNGNIKGENRCANPEFVADWYMHRLETLGSKNKIPDPESLANEFNKTIKVNIKYHTAWRARNIVLQKLHGSYEEQYKKIPAFCEMVKEKMPGSVASFSYGSTDNTFLSMTLCFKPAIEGFLDGCRKIIGLDACHLYGKYGGVLLVATGLDGQNGLVPLGIMVCRNETIENWKIFLKDLKAILGEDLYFTIISDKQKGISEACDKYFCLDEHILCFRHLMKNFKKYFKSYSLHVHFWNAAKCYKKRHYQQHMDKLFVEDEKAALYLIDQKPENWSRSHFSNDSKCEHINNNFSESFNNMAKPFRDKPIITLAQMYNKLVMGLFFKRRNESWQDGEIVPKAMKLITKMQDLNHLFELTGAVRGRVYEVRSVHDAAFVVDLSKKRCSCLQWQLRGFLCQHVIVALTPLRPNWVDYCDPVYSVEYYKKTYAPEFEPLSAEIDWNILVEFINPPVIIRKTGRPRKKRIPSYDEAGSVKKMRKCKKCGVYGHYAITCAGGEVGKNPKGEKPRTCVDGSTSSTHVPEPPKRKYNRKKPVVSASAGASTTAKDGMKNQNNSESSKQGAAKGRKRKASSQPAFNQTNQHVGSVNNKVTFTVADPKGKKKPKKYMKV